From one Pseudomonas fluorescens genomic stretch:
- the thiI gene encoding tRNA uracil 4-sulfurtransferase ThiI, whose protein sequence is MKLIVKVFPEITIKSRPVRKRFIRQLARNIRNVLKDLDPALAVNGVWDNLEVITHIEDEKVLREMTERLTCMPGIAHFLQVDEYPLGDFDDIVAKCKQHFGHLLAGKRFAVRCKRGGHHDFSSMDVDRYVGSQLRQQCGAAGIDLRTPEVEVRIEVRDKRLYVIHSQHKGIGGYPLGALEQTLVLMSGGFDSTVAAYQMMRRGLMTHFCFFNLGGRAHELGVMEVAHYLWKKYGSSQRVLFVSVPFEEVVGEILGKVDNSYMGVTLKRMMLRAATNIADRLQIDALVTGEAISQVSSQTLPNLSVIDSATEKLVLRPLLASHKQDIIDQAQQIGTAEFAKHMPEYCGVISVNPTTCAKRHRVDYEEKQFDMAVLERALERARLISIDHVIDELSEDIQIEEVSQALAGQVVIDIRHPDAQEDQPLELDGIEVQALPFYALNSRFKELDAARQYLLYCDKGVMSRLHAHHLLSEGHANVRVYRPT, encoded by the coding sequence ATGAAACTAATCGTAAAAGTCTTCCCAGAGATCACCATCAAGAGCCGGCCGGTTCGCAAGCGCTTCATCCGCCAACTGGCCCGCAACATCCGCAACGTGCTCAAGGACCTTGATCCTGCGCTCGCGGTTAACGGTGTCTGGGATAACCTCGAAGTGATCACTCACATCGAGGACGAGAAAGTCCTGCGCGAGATGACCGAGCGTCTGACCTGCATGCCGGGCATTGCCCACTTCCTGCAGGTCGACGAATACCCGCTGGGTGATTTCGACGACATCGTCGCCAAGTGCAAGCAGCACTTCGGTCACCTGCTGGCCGGCAAGCGCTTCGCCGTACGCTGCAAGCGCGGCGGCCACCACGACTTCAGCTCGATGGACGTCGACCGATACGTCGGCAGCCAGCTGCGCCAGCAGTGCGGCGCCGCCGGTATCGACCTGCGTACGCCGGAAGTCGAGGTGCGCATCGAGGTGCGCGACAAGCGCCTGTACGTCATCCACAGCCAGCACAAAGGCATCGGCGGTTACCCGCTGGGCGCGCTGGAGCAGACCCTGGTGCTGATGTCCGGCGGTTTCGACTCCACCGTCGCCGCCTACCAGATGATGCGCCGTGGCCTGATGACCCACTTCTGCTTCTTCAACCTTGGCGGCCGCGCCCACGAACTGGGGGTGATGGAAGTCGCCCACTACCTGTGGAAGAAATACGGCAGCAGCCAGCGCGTGCTGTTCGTCAGCGTGCCGTTCGAAGAAGTGGTCGGCGAGATCCTCGGCAAGGTCGACAACAGCTACATGGGTGTGACCCTCAAGCGCATGATGCTGCGCGCGGCGACCAATATCGCCGACCGCCTGCAGATCGACGCCCTGGTGACCGGTGAAGCCATCTCCCAGGTGTCGAGCCAGACGCTGCCTAACCTTTCGGTGATCGACTCGGCCACCGAGAAACTGGTGTTGCGCCCCTTGCTGGCCAGCCACAAGCAGGACATCATCGACCAGGCCCAGCAGATCGGTACCGCCGAGTTCGCCAAGCACATGCCTGAATACTGCGGCGTGATCTCGGTGAACCCGACCACCTGCGCCAAGCGTCATCGTGTCGACTACGAAGAAAAGCAGTTCGACATGGCCGTGCTCGAGCGTGCCCTGGAGCGTGCCCGCCTGATCTCCATCGACCATGTGATCGATGAACTCAGCGAAGATATCCAGATCGAAGAAGTCAGCCAGGCGCTGGCCGGGCAGGTGGTGATCGACATTCGCCACCCTGATGCCCAGGAAGACCAGCCCCTGGAACTGGACGGCATCGAGGTCCAGGCCTTGCCGTTCTACGCCCTGAACAGTCGCTTCAAGGAGCTGGATGCCGCGCGCCAGTACTTGCTGTATTGCGACAAGGGAGTAATGAGTCGCCTGCATGCCCACCATCTGCTCAGTGAGGGACATGCCAATGTGCGCGTTTATCGTCCGACATAA
- the glnA gene encoding glutamate--ammonia ligase, producing MSKSVQLIKDHDVKWIDLRFTDTKGTQHHVTMPARDALDEDFFEAGKMFDGSSIAGWKGIEASDMILMPDDSSAVLDPFTEEPTLILVCDIIEPSTMQGYDRDPRAIARRAEEYLKTTGIGDTVFVGPEPEFFIFDEVKFKSDISGSMFKIYSEQGSWMSDQDVEGGNKGHRPGVKGGYFPVPPFDHDHEIRTAMCNAMEEMGLVIEVHHHEVATAGQNEIGVQFNTLVKKADEVQTLKYCVHNVADAYGRTATFMPKPLYGDNGSGMHVHMSISKDGKNTFSGEGYAGLSDTALYFIGGIIKHGKALNGFTNPATNSYKRLVPGFEAPVMLAYSARNRSASIRIPYVSSPKARRIEARFPDPAANPYLCFAALMMAGLDGIQNKIHPGDAADKNLYDLPPEEAKEIPQVCGSLKEALEELDKGRAFLTKGGVFSDDFIDAYIALKSEEEIKVRTFVHPLEYELYYSC from the coding sequence ATGTCGAAGTCGGTTCAACTCATCAAAGATCATGACGTTAAATGGATTGATCTGCGCTTCACTGACACCAAAGGCACTCAGCACCACGTGACCATGCCAGCTCGTGATGCGCTGGATGAAGATTTCTTCGAAGCCGGCAAGATGTTCGACGGTTCCTCCATCGCTGGCTGGAAAGGCATCGAAGCTTCCGACATGATCCTGATGCCGGACGATTCCTCCGCCGTGCTCGACCCGTTCACCGAAGAGCCGACTCTGATCCTGGTCTGCGACATCATCGAACCGTCGACCATGCAAGGCTACGACCGCGACCCACGCGCCATCGCCCGCCGCGCCGAAGAGTACCTGAAGACCACCGGTATCGGTGACACCGTCTTCGTCGGTCCAGAGCCTGAATTCTTCATCTTCGACGAAGTGAAGTTCAAGTCCGATATCTCCGGCTCGATGTTCAAGATCTACTCCGAACAAGGCTCGTGGATGTCCGACCAGGACGTAGAAGGCGGCAACAAAGGCCACCGTCCAGGCGTCAAAGGCGGCTACTTCCCAGTACCTCCGTTCGACCACGACCACGAAATCCGTACTGCCATGTGCAACGCCATGGAAGAAATGGGCCTGGTCATCGAAGTACACCACCACGAAGTGGCAACTGCCGGCCAGAACGAAATCGGCGTGCAGTTCAACACCCTGGTGAAGAAGGCTGACGAAGTTCAGACCCTCAAGTACTGCGTGCACAACGTTGCCGACGCCTACGGCCGCACCGCTACCTTCATGCCTAAGCCACTGTACGGCGACAACGGCTCGGGCATGCACGTGCACATGTCCATCTCCAAAGATGGCAAGAACACCTTCTCTGGCGAAGGCTATGCCGGCCTGTCCGACACCGCCCTGTATTTCATCGGCGGTATCATCAAGCACGGTAAGGCCCTGAACGGCTTCACCAACCCGGCTACCAACTCCTACAAGCGTCTGGTACCAGGCTTCGAAGCACCGGTAATGCTGGCCTACTCGGCGCGCAACCGTTCCGCCTCGATCCGCATCCCGTACGTTTCCAGCCCGAAAGCCCGCCGTATCGAAGCGCGCTTCCCGGACCCGGCTGCCAACCCGTACCTGTGCTTCGCCGCACTGATGATGGCCGGCCTGGACGGTATCCAGAACAAGATCCACCCAGGCGATGCCGCCGACAAGAACCTGTACGACCTGCCGCCTGAAGAGGCGAAAGAGATCCCACAGGTGTGTGGCAGCCTGAAAGAAGCCCTGGAAGAGCTGGACAAGGGCCGTGCGTTCCTGACCAAGGGTGGCGTGTTCTCCGACGACTTCATCGATGCCTACATCGCGCTGAAAAGCGAAGAAGAAATCAAGGTCCGCACCTTCGTACACCCACTGGAATACGAGCTGTACTACAGCTGCTAA
- a CDS encoding chorismate mutase, with protein sequence MRTRLSALLLAPALLLQGCTPIAPPSPLSQLLDSVDRRLDLATAVALSKWDSGQAVQATDREQQVIAKAQSQADRFGLSEQRAGDFFADQIEANKLLQYSALSRWQAQGYAPPTPRTDLQTQLRPQLDRLQHVLLSQLAEFDRSRPQDCRTLLAQAITHRTQNPPRTLALIRATGQLCRAD encoded by the coding sequence ATGCGCACACGTCTTTCAGCCTTGCTGCTTGCCCCCGCCCTGCTGCTACAAGGCTGCACCCCGATTGCTCCGCCCAGCCCCTTGTCGCAACTGCTCGACAGCGTCGACCGGCGACTGGACCTCGCCACGGCCGTCGCCCTGAGCAAATGGGACTCCGGCCAAGCGGTACAGGCCACTGACCGCGAACAGCAAGTCATTGCCAAGGCCCAAAGCCAGGCCGACCGCTTTGGCCTGAGCGAGCAGCGGGCCGGCGACTTCTTTGCCGACCAGATCGAAGCCAACAAGCTGCTCCAGTACAGCGCGCTGTCACGCTGGCAGGCGCAGGGCTATGCCCCGCCAACGCCACGTACCGATCTGCAGACTCAGCTGCGCCCGCAACTCGACCGCCTGCAACACGTATTGCTGAGCCAACTGGCCGAATTCGACCGAAGCCGACCGCAAGACTGCCGGACACTACTGGCCCAGGCGATCACCCATCGCACGCAAAACCCGCCTCGCACCCTGGCGCTGATCCGCGCTACCGGCCAATTGTGCCGCGCCGACTGA
- the glnL gene encoding nitrogen regulation protein NR(II) translates to MTISDALHRLLLDNLTTATILLDAELRLEYMNPAAEMLLAISGQRSHGQFISELFTESPEALNSLRQAVEHAHPFTKREAQLTSLTGQTQTVDYAVTPILSKGATLLLLEVHPRDRLLRITKEEAQLSKQETTKMLVRGLAHEIKNPLGGIRGAAQLLARELPEEGLKDYTNVIIEEADRLRNLVDRMLGSNKLPSLALTNIHEVLERVCSLVEAESQGGITLVRDYDPSLPDVLIDREQMIQAVLNIVRNAMQAISGQNELRLGRISLRTRAMRQFTIGHTRHRLVARIEIIDNGPGIPAELQETIFYPMVSGRPDGTGLGLAITQNIISQHQGLIECDSHPGHTTFSIFLPLEQGATAS, encoded by the coding sequence ATGACCATCAGCGATGCACTGCACCGACTGCTACTGGACAACCTGACCACCGCCACCATCCTGCTCGACGCCGAACTGCGCCTTGAGTACATGAACCCGGCGGCGGAGATGCTCCTGGCCATCAGCGGCCAGCGCAGCCATGGGCAATTCATCAGCGAGCTGTTCACCGAATCGCCCGAGGCATTGAACTCCCTGCGCCAGGCGGTAGAACACGCGCACCCGTTTACCAAGCGTGAGGCCCAACTGACCTCGCTGACCGGCCAGACCCAGACCGTCGACTACGCGGTGACACCGATCCTCAGCAAGGGCGCGACCCTGCTGCTGCTTGAAGTGCATCCGCGCGACCGCTTGCTGCGCATCACCAAGGAAGAAGCGCAGCTGTCCAAGCAGGAAACTACCAAGATGCTGGTGCGCGGCCTGGCCCACGAGATCAAGAACCCGCTCGGTGGCATTCGCGGCGCCGCCCAGTTGTTGGCCCGTGAGCTGCCGGAAGAAGGCCTGAAGGATTACACCAATGTGATCATTGAAGAGGCCGACCGCCTGCGCAACCTGGTCGACCGCATGCTCGGCTCGAACAAGCTGCCATCGCTGGCCCTGACCAACATTCACGAAGTACTGGAGCGGGTCTGCAGCCTGGTCGAGGCCGAAAGCCAGGGCGGCATCACCCTGGTGCGCGATTACGACCCGAGCCTGCCGGACGTACTGATCGACCGCGAACAGATGATCCAGGCGGTACTGAACATCGTGCGCAATGCCATGCAGGCCATCAGCGGCCAGAACGAACTGCGCCTGGGCCGCATCAGCCTGCGCACCCGGGCCATGCGCCAGTTCACCATTGGCCACACCCGACATCGCCTGGTGGCCCGCATCGAAATCATCGACAACGGCCCCGGCATTCCTGCCGAGCTGCAGGAAACCATCTTCTACCCCATGGTCAGCGGCCGCCCCGACGGTACCGGGCTGGGCCTGGCCATTACCCAGAACATCATCAGCCAGCACCAGGGCCTGATCGAATGTGACAGCCACCCTGGCCACACCACCTTCTCGATCTTCCTGCCGCTGGAACAAGGAGCCACCGCCTCATGA
- the ntrC gene encoding nitrogen regulation protein NR(I) has translation MSRSETVWIVDDDRSIRWVLEKALQQEGMTTQSFDSADGVMSRLARQQPDVIISDIRMPGASGLDLLAQIREQHPRLPVIIMTAHSDLDSAVASYQGGAFEYLPKPFDVDEAVSLVKRANQHAQEQQGLDVAPSLTRTPEIIGEAPAMQEVFRAIGRLSHSNITVLINGESGTGKELVAHALHRHSPRAASPFIALNMAAIPKDLMESELFGHEKGAFTGAANLRRGRFEQADGGTLFLDEIGDMPADTQTRLLRVLADGEFYRVGGHVPVKVDVRIIAATHQNLETLVQAGKFREDLFHRLNVIRIHIPRLADRREDIPTLARHFLGRAAQELAVEPKLLKAETEEFIRNLPWPGNVRQLENTCRWITVMASGREVHIGDLPPELLNLPQDAAPVTNWEQALRQWADQALARGQSNLLDSAVPSFERIMIETALKHTAGRRRDAAVLLGWGRNTLTRKIKELGMKVDGGDEDGDDEA, from the coding sequence ATGAGCCGAAGTGAAACTGTCTGGATCGTCGACGATGATCGTTCCATCCGCTGGGTGCTGGAAAAGGCCCTGCAACAGGAAGGCATGACCACCCAGAGCTTCGACAGCGCCGACGGGGTCATGAGCCGCCTGGCCCGGCAACAGCCGGACGTGATCATTTCCGATATCCGCATGCCCGGTGCCAGTGGCCTGGATCTGCTTGCGCAGATCCGCGAGCAGCACCCGCGCCTGCCGGTGATCATCATGACCGCCCATTCCGACCTGGACAGCGCGGTGGCGTCCTATCAGGGTGGCGCCTTCGAATACCTGCCCAAGCCGTTCGACGTCGACGAAGCGGTATCGTTGGTCAAGCGCGCCAACCAGCACGCCCAGGAGCAGCAAGGCCTGGACGTCGCACCCAGCCTGACCCGCACTCCGGAAATCATCGGCGAAGCGCCAGCGATGCAGGAGGTGTTCCGCGCCATCGGCCGCCTGAGCCACTCCAACATCACCGTGCTGATCAACGGCGAGTCCGGTACTGGTAAAGAACTGGTCGCCCACGCCCTGCACCGCCACAGCCCGCGGGCGGCGTCGCCGTTCATCGCCTTGAACATGGCGGCGATTCCCAAGGACCTGATGGAATCGGAACTGTTCGGCCACGAGAAAGGTGCCTTCACCGGCGCCGCCAACCTGCGCCGCGGCCGCTTCGAGCAGGCCGATGGTGGCACGCTGTTCCTCGACGAGATTGGCGACATGCCAGCCGACACCCAGACCCGCTTGCTGCGGGTGCTGGCCGATGGCGAGTTCTATCGGGTGGGCGGCCATGTGCCGGTCAAGGTCGATGTGCGGATCATCGCCGCCACCCACCAGAACCTGGAAACCCTGGTGCAGGCCGGCAAGTTCCGCGAAGACCTGTTCCATCGCCTGAACGTGATCCGCATCCACATCCCGCGCCTGGCCGATCGTCGCGAAGACATTCCGACCCTGGCCCGGCACTTTCTCGGCCGCGCCGCCCAGGAGCTGGCGGTAGAGCCCAAACTGCTCAAGGCCGAAACCGAGGAGTTCATCCGCAACCTGCCATGGCCGGGCAACGTGCGCCAACTGGAGAACACCTGCCGCTGGATCACGGTGATGGCCTCGGGGCGCGAAGTGCATATCGGCGACTTGCCGCCGGAGTTGCTCAACCTGCCGCAAGACGCAGCGCCAGTGACCAACTGGGAACAGGCCCTGCGCCAATGGGCCGACCAGGCCCTGGCTCGTGGCCAGTCGAACCTGCTCGACAGCGCCGTACCGAGCTTCGAGCGGATCATGATCGAGACCGCCCTCAAGCACACCGCTGGCCGCCGCCGCGATGCCGCTGTGCTACTGGGCTGGGGCCGCAACACCCTGACGCGCAAGATCAAGGAGCTGGGGATGAAGGTCGATGGCGGTGATGAGGACGGCGACGACGAGGCCTGA
- a CDS encoding tRNA (cytidine(34)-2'-O)-methyltransferase, with protein sequence MFHVILFQPEIPPNTGNIIRLCANSGCHLHLIEPIGFELDDKRLRRAGLDYHEYATLKRHADLPSCLESLGQPRLFAFTTKASHPYHETAFQPGDAFLFGPESRGLPAEVLDSLPAEQRLRLPMRPGCRSLNLSNTVAVTVYEAWRQQGFA encoded by the coding sequence ATGTTTCACGTCATCCTCTTTCAACCAGAGATTCCGCCGAATACCGGCAATATCATCAGACTGTGCGCCAACAGCGGCTGCCACCTGCACCTGATCGAGCCGATCGGCTTCGAACTGGACGACAAGCGCTTGCGCCGGGCCGGTCTGGACTACCACGAGTATGCCACGCTCAAGCGCCACGCAGACCTGCCCAGCTGCCTGGAAAGCCTTGGCCAGCCGCGACTGTTCGCATTCACCACGAAAGCCTCGCACCCGTACCACGAAACCGCGTTCCAGCCGGGTGACGCCTTCCTGTTCGGCCCGGAAAGCCGTGGCCTGCCGGCCGAGGTACTGGACAGCCTGCCCGCCGAGCAACGCCTGCGTCTGCCGATGCGTCCGGGATGCCGCAGCCTGAACCTGTCCAACACGGTAGCGGTGACGGTGTACGAAGCCTGGCGCCAGCAAGGTTTTGCCTGA
- the secB gene encoding protein-export chaperone SecB, producing the protein MTDQQNNDAAAAADDNTPQFSLQRIYVRDLSFEAPKSPAIFRQQWEPSVALDLNTKQKGLEGDFHEVVLTLSVTVKNGDEVAFIAEVQQAGIFLIKNLDPASMSHTLGAFCPNILFPYAREALDSLVTRGSFPALMLSPVNFDALYAQEMQRMQEAGEAPSLQ; encoded by the coding sequence ATGACTGATCAACAGAACAACGACGCCGCAGCCGCAGCCGACGACAACACTCCGCAATTCTCCCTGCAGCGCATCTATGTGCGCGACCTGTCGTTCGAAGCGCCAAAAAGCCCGGCGATCTTCCGTCAGCAGTGGGAACCAAGCGTTGCCCTGGACCTGAACACCAAGCAGAAAGGCCTGGAAGGCGACTTCCACGAAGTCGTGCTGACCCTGTCGGTGACCGTGAAGAACGGCGACGAAGTGGCCTTCATCGCTGAAGTGCAGCAAGCCGGTATCTTCCTGATCAAGAACCTCGACCCAGCGTCGATGAGCCACACCCTGGGCGCGTTCTGCCCGAACATCCTGTTCCCGTACGCCCGTGAAGCGCTGGACAGCTTGGTGACCCGTGGTTCGTTCCCGGCACTGATGCTCTCGCCGGTCAACTTCGACGCCCTGTACGCTCAGGAAATGCAACGCATGCAGGAAGCTGGCGAAGCCCCTTCGCTGCAATAA
- the grxC gene encoding glutaredoxin 3, translating into MSNVIVYSSDYCPYCSRAKHLLASKGVAFEEIKVDGKPQVRAEMSHKAGRTSVPQIWIGSTHVGGCDDLYALERAGKLDALLKA; encoded by the coding sequence ATGAGCAACGTCATCGTCTACTCCAGCGATTACTGCCCTTACTGTTCGCGGGCCAAGCACCTGCTGGCCAGCAAAGGCGTGGCCTTCGAAGAGATCAAGGTCGATGGCAAGCCTCAGGTGCGCGCCGAAATGAGCCACAAGGCCGGGCGTACCTCGGTGCCGCAGATCTGGATCGGCTCCACCCACGTCGGCGGTTGCGACGACCTGTATGCCCTGGAGCGCGCCGGCAAGCTCGACGCGCTGCTCAAGGCCTGA
- a CDS encoding rhodanese-like domain-containing protein, with translation MVAHLIEFATNHYLLVGIFVVLLILLIVTEARKGGRSLSTGELTALVNADKGLVIDIRSSKDYAAGHIVGAVNIPQDKVAARIGELEKHKANKTLIIVDAMGQHAGTTARELLKAGFTAAKLSGGVSSWKADNLPLVK, from the coding sequence ATGGTTGCTCACCTGATTGAATTCGCAACAAATCACTATCTGCTGGTCGGTATCTTCGTCGTTCTGCTGATTCTGCTGATCGTTACCGAGGCACGTAAAGGCGGCCGCAGCCTGAGCACTGGCGAACTGACCGCGCTGGTCAATGCCGACAAAGGCCTGGTGATCGACATTCGTTCGAGCAAGGACTACGCCGCCGGCCATATCGTTGGCGCCGTGAACATTCCCCAGGACAAGGTCGCCGCGCGCATCGGCGAGCTGGAAAAGCACAAGGCCAACAAGACCCTGATCATCGTCGACGCCATGGGCCAGCACGCTGGCACCACCGCTCGCGAACTGCTCAAGGCCGGCTTCACCGCTGCCAAACTGTCGGGCGGCGTGTCGAGCTGGAAGGCTGATAACCTGCCGCTGGTGAAGTGA
- the gpmI gene encoding 2,3-bisphosphoglycerate-independent phosphoglycerate mutase: protein MTSTPKPLVLIILDGFGHSESHEYNAIYSANTPVYDRLRATQPHGLISGSGMDVGLPDGQMGNSEVGHMNLGAGRVVYQDFTRVTKAIKDGEFFDNPVLCDAVDKAVGAGKAVHILGLLSDGGVHSHQDHLVAMAELAAKRGAEKIYLHAFLDGRDTPPKSAQSSIELLDATFARLGKGRIASLIGRYYAMDRDNRWDRVSAAYNLIVDSSAEFSADTAQAGLEAAYARDESDEFVKATRIGEAVKVEDGDAVIFMNFRADRARELSRVFVEPQFNEFARARLPKLAAYIGLTQYSAKIPAPAAFAPGSLNNVLGEYLAKNGKTQLRIAETEKYAHVTFFFSGGREEPFEGEERILIPSPKVATYDLQPEMSAPEVTDRIVEAIEQQRYDVIVVNYANGDMVGHSGVFEAAVKAVEALDLCVGRIVEALDKVGGEALITADHGNVEQMEDECTGQAHTAHTTEPVPFIYVGKRNVKVRQGGVLADVAPTMLQLLGLEKPAEMTGSSILIDG from the coding sequence ATGACGAGCACGCCAAAACCCTTGGTCCTGATCATCCTGGATGGTTTCGGTCACAGCGAAAGCCACGAATACAACGCCATCTATTCGGCCAACACGCCGGTCTACGATCGACTGCGCGCCACCCAGCCGCACGGCTTGATCTCCGGCTCCGGCATGGATGTCGGCCTGCCGGACGGGCAAATGGGCAACTCCGAGGTCGGTCACATGAACCTCGGCGCTGGCCGCGTGGTGTACCAGGACTTCACCCGGGTGACCAAGGCGATCAAGGACGGCGAGTTCTTCGACAACCCGGTGCTGTGTGACGCGGTCGACAAGGCCGTCGGTGCCGGCAAGGCCGTGCACATCCTTGGCCTGCTCTCCGATGGTGGCGTACACAGCCACCAGGACCATCTGGTGGCCATGGCCGAGCTTGCCGCCAAGCGCGGTGCCGAGAAAATCTACCTGCACGCCTTCCTCGACGGCCGCGATACCCCGCCAAAAAGCGCGCAGTCATCGATCGAGCTGCTCGACGCCACCTTCGCCAGGCTCGGCAAGGGCCGTATCGCCAGCCTGATCGGCCGTTACTACGCCATGGACCGCGACAACCGCTGGGACCGCGTATCGGCTGCCTACAACCTGATCGTCGACAGCAGCGCCGAATTCAGCGCCGACACCGCCCAGGCCGGCCTGGAAGCGGCCTACGCCCGTGACGAGAGCGACGAATTCGTCAAAGCCACGCGCATTGGCGAGGCGGTCAAGGTCGAAGACGGCGACGCGGTGATCTTCATGAACTTCCGCGCCGACCGCGCCCGCGAGCTGTCGCGGGTGTTCGTCGAGCCGCAGTTCAACGAGTTCGCCCGTGCACGCCTGCCAAAACTGGCCGCTTACATCGGCCTGACCCAGTACTCGGCAAAAATCCCGGCCCCGGCCGCCTTTGCCCCGGGCAGCCTGAACAACGTGCTCGGCGAGTACCTGGCGAAAAACGGCAAGACCCAGTTGCGCATCGCCGAAACCGAGAAATACGCCCACGTCACGTTCTTCTTCTCTGGCGGCCGCGAAGAGCCGTTCGAAGGCGAAGAGCGCATCCTCATCCCGTCGCCGAAGGTCGCCACCTATGACCTGCAGCCGGAAATGAGCGCGCCGGAAGTCACCGACCGCATCGTCGAAGCCATCGAGCAGCAGCGCTACGACGTGATCGTGGTCAACTACGCCAACGGCGACATGGTCGGCCACAGCGGCGTGTTCGAGGCCGCAGTCAAGGCCGTCGAGGCGCTGGACCTGTGTGTCGGGCGCATTGTCGAGGCGCTGGACAAGGTCGGCGGCGAAGCGCTGATCACTGCCGACCACGGCAACGTCGAGCAAATGGAAGACGAATGCACCGGCCAGGCGCATACCGCGCATACCACCGAGCCGGTACCGTTCATCTATGTCGGCAAGCGTAACGTGAAGGTGCGCCAAGGCGGCGTACTGGCCGACGTGGCGCCAACCATGCTCCAGCTGCTGGGCCTGGAAAAACCGGCAGAAATGACCGGCTCGTCGATTCTGATCGACGGCTAA
- a CDS encoding murein hydrolase activator EnvC family protein — translation MFRALIVLALSCLLSPAFADERAQTQQQLDATRQDIAELKKMLGKLQEEKSGVQKDLRSTETDIGKLEKQVEALQHELKKTEGELERLDTEKKKLQSARIEQQRLIAIQARSAYQNGREEYLKLLLNQQNPEKFARTLTYYDYLSQARLTQLRNFNETLRQLANVEKDISLQQAQLLTQQGTLDSQRQELEKVRTERKEVLAKLNKDVKARDQKLQAREQDQADLSKVLKTIEETLARQAREAEEARQKALLAAQEAEKQRQREALAANNSDAPKKPKSLPGPLVSNNGETFGGAFSAARGKLPWPVNGRLLARFGETRGDDSRAKWDGVMISASPGSQVRAVHGGRVVFADWLRGAGLLVILDHGNGYLSLYGHNQSLLKSAGDVVKAGEAISTVGDSGGQDSSGLYFAIRQQGRPSDPTQWCRAQG, via the coding sequence ATGTTTCGCGCCCTGATCGTACTCGCCCTGTCTTGCCTGCTCAGCCCGGCTTTTGCCGATGAGCGCGCGCAAACCCAGCAACAACTGGACGCCACGCGCCAGGACATTGCCGAGCTGAAAAAGATGCTTGGCAAGTTGCAGGAAGAAAAATCCGGCGTGCAGAAAGACCTGCGCTCAACCGAAACCGACATCGGCAAGCTGGAGAAGCAGGTGGAGGCCCTGCAACACGAACTAAAAAAGACGGAAGGCGAACTGGAGCGCCTTGATACCGAGAAAAAAAAACTCCAGAGCGCCCGCATTGAGCAGCAACGACTGATCGCCATCCAGGCCCGATCGGCCTATCAGAATGGCCGCGAGGAATACCTGAAACTGCTGCTCAACCAGCAGAATCCGGAAAAATTCGCCCGCACCCTGACCTATTACGATTACCTGAGCCAGGCCCGCCTGACCCAGTTGCGCAATTTCAACGAGACCTTGCGCCAATTGGCCAATGTCGAGAAGGACATCAGCCTGCAGCAAGCCCAGTTGCTGACCCAGCAAGGCACCCTCGACTCGCAGCGCCAGGAGCTGGAAAAAGTCCGCACCGAGCGTAAAGAAGTACTGGCCAAGCTCAACAAGGACGTCAAGGCCCGCGACCAGAAGCTGCAAGCCCGTGAGCAGGACCAGGCTGACCTGAGCAAGGTGCTCAAGACCATCGAGGAAACCCTCGCCCGCCAGGCCCGTGAAGCCGAAGAAGCGCGGCAAAAGGCCCTGCTCGCTGCCCAGGAAGCGGAAAAGCAACGCCAGCGTGAAGCCCTGGCCGCCAACAACAGCGACGCGCCGAAGAAGCCCAAGAGCCTTCCCGGCCCGCTGGTTTCCAACAATGGCGAAACCTTCGGCGGGGCTTTTTCTGCCGCCCGGGGAAAACTTCCATGGCCCGTCAATGGTCGATTGCTGGCACGCTTTGGCGAAACCCGTGGCGATGACTCGCGGGCCAAGTGGGACGGGGTGATGATCAGTGCCTCACCGGGCAGCCAGGTGCGCGCCGTGCATGGCGGCCGGGTAGTGTTTGCCGACTGGTTGCGCGGCGCTGGACTTCTGGTCATTCTCGACCATGGTAATGGTTACCTGAGCCTGTACGGCCATAACCAGAGCCTGCTCAAGAGCGCCGGCGATGTGGTCAAGGCCGGTGAGGCCATCTCCACCGTCGGCGACAGCGGCGGCCAGGACAGCTCGGGGCTGTATTTCGCCATCCGCCAGCAGGGCCGCCCCAGCGACCCCACACAATGGTGCCGTGCCCAGGGATAA